In one Lentimicrobium sp. L6 genomic region, the following are encoded:
- the aat gene encoding leucyl/phenylalanyl-tRNA--protein transferase, whose product MAIYYLEENAEPGFPDPNLANEDGILATGGNLSVKWLLTAYGLGIFPWFNEEDPILWWSPDPRLILLPQEFKLSKSLKRVIKKKQFVVKFDHRFTEVIEACSKVPRGDQGGTWLTNEMKEAYMKLHERGLAHSVEVYEHDELVGGLYGVSLGKYFCGESMFFKKRDASKVALYYLCQELSKWGFHFIDGQVETAHLISLGAQNVAREDFLSILNEALTHPTCLGKWTKTIRDEF is encoded by the coding sequence ATGGCGATTTATTATTTAGAAGAAAATGCGGAACCAGGTTTTCCAGATCCAAATTTAGCCAATGAAGACGGAATTCTAGCAACGGGAGGAAACTTAAGCGTCAAATGGCTACTAACAGCCTATGGATTAGGAATTTTTCCATGGTTTAATGAAGAAGATCCTATTTTATGGTGGTCGCCAGATCCAAGATTGATATTATTACCGCAAGAATTCAAGCTATCAAAATCACTAAAAAGAGTGATAAAAAAGAAACAATTCGTGGTTAAATTCGACCATCGTTTTACTGAAGTGATAGAAGCCTGCTCAAAAGTACCTAGAGGAGACCAAGGAGGAACTTGGCTCACTAACGAGATGAAAGAGGCTTATATGAAATTGCATGAGCGTGGACTTGCGCATAGTGTAGAAGTTTATGAGCATGACGAGTTGGTGGGAGGACTTTATGGAGTTTCTTTAGGAAAATATTTTTGTGGTGAAAGTATGTTTTTTAAAAAAAGAGATGCATCTAAAGTAGCTCTTTACTATCTTTGCCAAGAATTAAGCAAATGGGGCTTTCATTTTATTGACGGACAAGTTGAAACAGCACATTTAATCAGTTTAGGAGCACAAAACGTTGCCCGAGAAGACTTTTTATCTATCCTCAATGAAGCACTTACACATCCCACTTGCCTCGGAAAATGGACAAAAACAATTAGAGATGAATTTTGA
- a CDS encoding heavy-metal-associated domain-containing protein yields the protein MNKITMMVAEIFVENVKCNGCKNTIIKEVKKQEKVSQVDVEIETGKITLEFEGKDTVARIKSKLKRKGYPEKGKNNIKSTVVSYASCAIGRINGPTKYQVKNFDVAED from the coding sequence GTGAATAAAATAACAATGATGGTCGCAGAAATATTTGTAGAAAACGTAAAGTGTAATGGTTGTAAAAATACCATTATAAAAGAGGTGAAGAAGCAAGAAAAGGTGAGCCAAGTTGATGTGGAAATTGAAACTGGCAAAATCACTCTTGAGTTTGAAGGGAAAGATACTGTAGCGCGAATTAAGTCGAAGTTAAAGAGAAAAGGTTATCCTGAAAAAGGAAAAAATAATATAAAAAGCACTGTGGTTTCTTACGCAAGCTGTGCCATTGGAAGAATAAATGGTCCTACCAAATATCAGGTTAAGAATTTTGATGTGGCAGAGGATTAG
- a CDS encoding DUF3127 domain-containing protein → MNFEIQGTLIVKNDTQVISDRFKKREFVIEKKESSPNGFEFVDTIKFQLTQDKCNLLDSYELGNDINVAFNIRGNKWEKNGQTSYFVNLDAWKIEGASAGAPAPQASSSSTPPPPPAGDAPAEEEFGDLPF, encoded by the coding sequence ATGAATTTTGAAATACAAGGAACATTAATCGTTAAAAACGACACGCAAGTGATTAGCGATAGATTTAAGAAAAGAGAATTTGTGATCGAGAAAAAAGAATCCAGCCCTAATGGATTTGAATTTGTTGATACTATCAAATTCCAATTGACACAAGACAAGTGTAATTTATTAGACAGCTACGAATTGGGCAACGATATCAATGTTGCTTTCAATATTAGAGGTAATAAATGGGAGAAAAATGGTCAAACGAGTTATTTCGTAAACCTAGATGCTTGGAAAATTGAAGGAGCTTCAGCAGGAGCTCCAGCGCCACAAGCTAGTTCTTCATCAACTCCTCCGCCACCTCCAGCCGGTGATGCACCAGCAGAAGAAGAGTTTGGTGATTTGCCATTCTAA
- a CDS encoding T9SS type A sorting domain-containing protein, whose product MKSHQFLFGTLLFISLFLGLTIAQAEDSSKTKSPSQTEELPLPTGYNTLFAGSGECLQCHNSMIDSDGNNIGILDAWKSTMMGNASKDPFWKAKVSFETIINPGLQEEIETTCTRCHAPQGNFEAQHNGQTHYSIAELNMDPLAKDGVSCTTCHQIMEESHGNFSGNIQFNSAHEIYGPYSDIFPNPMINTTGYTPTYSTHIKDSELCANCHTLLTPTVDLNGQLTGGEFVEQSVYQEWKNSESFTNGVSCQDCHLPEIDESIVISTMPPWLTGQTPFGKHELVGGNVFMLRLLRDNIDELELTAGAEDFDASISRTLHQLQELSLQLELNIEERDQDSLYLSLRILNYAGHKVPSGYPSRQVFVQLEVQNEAFETIFLSGGLDENFQIINEDEEYEPHYSMINNENQVQIYQTVMANVEDEVTTTLLHAAYPLKDNRLPPMGFSTSHPSYDTTIIAGLAASDETFNPSEQGGDLIKYHIPTQQYQGQLKVTAKVYYQTVGSKWLEDMFNESSEDIDLFEGMYEASDKSPVLMGTKEIISLETTINKLENLPKFYPNPSQGYVFIENNQNWEQIDIYHSNGQFISNIQLTNQELVKLELPQENGVYMIQLNNKEGHSEIFKILKI is encoded by the coding sequence ATGAAAAGTCATCAATTCCTATTCGGAACTCTCCTATTTATTTCCTTATTTTTAGGCTTAACTATTGCCCAAGCAGAAGATTCCTCAAAAACAAAATCCCCAAGTCAAACTGAAGAGCTTCCCCTGCCCACAGGCTATAACACCCTATTTGCAGGTTCTGGCGAATGCTTGCAATGCCATAATTCTATGATAGATTCCGATGGAAATAATATTGGGATATTAGACGCATGGAAATCAACGATGATGGGGAATGCTTCCAAAGATCCATTTTGGAAAGCCAAGGTAAGCTTTGAAACCATCATCAACCCAGGTTTACAAGAAGAGATTGAGACCACTTGTACCAGATGCCACGCTCCACAAGGAAACTTTGAAGCTCAACATAATGGGCAAACACATTATAGTATAGCAGAGTTGAATATGGATCCATTAGCAAAAGATGGTGTATCTTGTACAACCTGTCATCAAATAATGGAAGAGTCTCATGGCAATTTCAGTGGAAACATTCAATTTAATAGCGCACATGAAATATACGGCCCATATTCTGATATCTTCCCAAATCCCATGATTAATACGACTGGCTATACCCCTACTTATAGCACTCATATTAAAGATTCGGAGCTCTGTGCTAATTGCCACACCCTCCTCACTCCTACCGTAGATTTAAATGGTCAGCTTACAGGAGGTGAATTTGTAGAACAATCGGTTTATCAAGAATGGAAAAATTCGGAGTCCTTTACCAATGGTGTCAGTTGCCAAGACTGTCATTTACCAGAGATTGATGAGTCCATTGTGATCAGCACTATGCCTCCATGGCTAACTGGGCAAACACCTTTTGGAAAGCATGAATTAGTTGGTGGAAATGTTTTTATGCTTCGCCTTTTGCGCGATAATATTGATGAGCTAGAACTCACAGCAGGAGCAGAAGATTTTGATGCTAGTATTTCTCGTACCCTCCATCAACTTCAAGAACTCAGCCTACAATTAGAATTAAATATAGAGGAGCGTGACCAAGATAGCCTATACTTATCTTTAAGAATCCTCAATTATGCTGGTCATAAAGTCCCAAGTGGTTATCCGAGTCGACAAGTATTTGTGCAATTGGAGGTACAAAATGAAGCCTTTGAAACTATTTTCTTGAGTGGTGGCTTAGACGAGAACTTCCAAATAATAAACGAAGATGAGGAATATGAACCTCATTATTCCATGATCAATAATGAAAACCAAGTACAAATCTATCAAACCGTAATGGCCAATGTAGAAGATGAGGTAACTACAACCTTGCTTCATGCCGCATATCCATTAAAGGACAATCGACTTCCTCCAATGGGCTTTAGCACCAGTCACCCCAGCTACGATACGACTATTATTGCTGGTCTTGCAGCTTCAGATGAAACATTCAACCCTTCAGAACAAGGTGGAGATTTGATTAAATACCATATTCCAACCCAGCAATATCAAGGCCAATTAAAGGTCACGGCAAAAGTTTATTATCAAACGGTAGGCTCCAAATGGCTGGAAGATATGTTTAATGAAAGCAGTGAAGATATTGACCTATTTGAAGGAATGTATGAAGCTTCAGATAAAAGTCCAGTTTTAATGGGAACAAAAGAAATTATCAGTCTTGAAACTACTATAAATAAGTTGGAAAACCTCCCCAAGTTCTACCCTAATCCAAGCCAAGGCTATGTCTTTATTGAGAATAATCAAAATTGGGAGCAAATCGATATTTACCATTCCAATGGTCAATTTATTTCAAACATTCAGCTTACTAATCAAGAATTAGTAAAGCTTGAACTTCCTCAAGAAAATGGAGTTTATATGATTCAGCTTAATAATAAAGAGGGTCATTCAGAAATCTTTAAGATTCTAAAAATCTAA